The following DNA comes from Mya arenaria isolate MELC-2E11 chromosome 11, ASM2691426v1.
gtttttgatttttttaactttccaTGATGTCCTTCACTTacttatattttcttttattcctATACTAACACTCTCTAGATTTTTCATGTAAGTGCTAATGTCTCCATGCATGAGACCCATCCTGACTAACATTTCTTTGCGAACCCTTTGgggaaaattgtttaaaaatgttacctTAAGTATTTAATTGTGCATGTGCATAAACTACTGGTATCTTCACCCTCCTTGTATGTTACCTCATACACTTaaaaaacatatctttttaTCTTATCTAATTCTATTCGTCATTGGTGGTCTGTGACCAGTAACTATAACTAAATAGCTCTGTGAACAATACAATAACAACTGTATAGAGTTCTTGTGGAAGGTGTGctctatttaaaacaattacttCTGTATAGAGTTTTTGTGTAagattttatcatttctttgctctatacaaaacaataactactgTATAGAGTTCTTATGTACGATGTGATCATTTCCTTGCTCTATACAGAACAATAACTACTGTATAGAAGTCTCTTTGTTCTGCAAGTTACTATGTTATTTTGTTACCAtgctattttttgtaatatgtctAGTGCGCTTTAAGATTTCgcatattttttgtaatttcattaaaatagcTGTTGTATACATACATGTCTAGGTTTTGTTATTTCgattgataaatatattgcattttctTACCGTACATTATGTATCAACATAACCAAAGTCTCTAATAgcttaataaaattaaactttgtGGTCTTGTTTTgaattacattgtttttttatacctACTGGTTACCATTCTCATATGAAAATGgtgtataaacaaaaacaaagaaaacactcaaATATGGAACACTGTGTgatactagtacatgtatatatttatttattttagcttgattgtgaagaaagctgatagcttataggatcagatttgaaaaattgtcCCCACTTTGTCGCCAGCGGAAAGCGTGACTCTAGAGTCTGTTTCCTTGGCAGAAACCAGTACAGTGTCCTTTTCGAGTGGCCATGAAAAATTATCCCTGATGGAGATCAAACACTGTGTTACTGTGTGTGCTTATTGgtacaaagaaaacaatgacaTGCATGTGTTACTAcatcaatatatatgaaaacagcATCTTATCATAGGGAAAAAGAATCATTGCGTTTAATTATTTGTTCAGAGGAAAATTTAATAGGAGCAAAGCGATAGGCATTAATTGATATCATGATATAGGCCATTATTTGTGACAGATGATAACATGATCTGGAGCTTTATTCAGTACATAAAAGATGACATTTgcttaaacagttttttttaacatgtcatCATTATGATAACAAGTGGGACAGTTTAATGCTGAATCTCCATTGTGTCCAttatcttaaagtgacactcttattcaatatcaatacatacacatgtatagcaaacataaattttgactgataaacctttaactacttactaaataatgcatttatggaaaatattaattactgattaaaagattataaccgtgtatttaatatcagaaagcgcaattttttttttttattggtgaatgctataAAGTTAACTGTGGTTCATGCTAATTTCTCTCAAATTTTACTcagtatcctttataagaaccatcgTTCttgacattcattcattctttttggaatattgaaacaatattattaattgtggtaaatgttatttgggagtaagagtgcatctttaaagctgcactattacagattaacagtttttcagtttttgtcttagaatcagctgattttggtatcaatgcctttaattcattcatataatataactcacaaaagaacagatctcaatcGTTTGTAACGCTTTCAGCCATAGAACATATATAGTCGAACGTAATTATGAAatactgcgatctgatcttttgtcagcaatcttgtatcactggttacTAGACAGTTACGCAAaaaaattggcttattccaagacaaaaaataaaaaagttgtcaaaacagtcaatctgagagagtgcagctttaaaagtgtCATGCATATATCAAAAAGCTTTCTCttcttttacaataaaaaataatatgcttggttatatttatattttatccaTTAATACCAAGGTTAACTGTTGGAATAAAAGCAcagttaaaaatcaaattatgtcCATTAGTAATACCTTTAAAGTGAAATACACATATCGGATAGCTTTCTCTGcttatacaataacaattatatgccaggttttatatatatatatatattataatatatatagcaGTTGTATTATCTAGTTTCTGATCAAGGGAGACTATTGAAATTAAAGCAAATTTTTAAAAAGCCAAAATTAGTCGGTCATCAAAATggggaaaagaaaaaaaatcttcattgcGCAAAAGGCAATGACTTTAATGTcttgttttaaacttatttgattCTCTGATCCTGATTTTACTCGGCAGAAAATGTCTCCTGAAACTAATAAAGTGACAtgcataatgtatgcatttaatcCGATATCAACAACTTATTGTAGGTGAGGCTTAAGTTCACCGTACCATTTTCACATGAAGCATAGCGGATGCTTTGGTAGCACATTGTCTGCTTTACCCCGTTTTCTTGTCTGCTCCATGAACTTGTATTAACACATTTTATGGACCTCTTCAATGTGATGTGTAAATAAGGTAGACTGCATCAACagaataatgttatttttttcaaacaatcaaaTGGTTCATTCCTGCACTACTATCATGTTCAATAGTTTTCATACCGATTCACTAACAGGACTCCTTTCTGAAGTTAAGAATGCGTGATTcagcatttttcataaaaatagaaAGCTGCGCTATCACGatacagttttgtttaaacttgcTTCGTGGTCTACTTTTATGACGAATTGTGCAGCTCACAGGTGCTTCTTCTGACGAGATTCTTTCATGCATGTGCTTCTTAACATAATCAATAACACTGAGAAGAAGTAACGTTTTTATTAACAACAACTGtggcaatatttacattttttacatgtatatcatatacatatttttaacaataaaaataaattaataaagatttgttcaaaatgttaCAAAGATTATAAATAGAAAAGCTACACATagccaaaatatttaaaaaaaataacttaagcAAATCATGCTTAAGGAtgttattttaaagtcaaaatattaaacaaaacttgaTTTTACCAAACAAACTTTTGTAGTTTGATTATGATGATTTAATTTTGAGTATGTAAATAAGACAGACTTTATGATAAAcacacattattttattgacagAGGATCTATTATAAACTTGTAAGAAAAGTCGAACttaattgtatacatttttcataaaaaaaagttttgctTGTGGCCATCACTTTTTAGACCaatcaaaaaaacaacaaaaaaacttcaaatgaatagtgttttttttgaaaaaaattgagCTCTGTTGAGGTATTCACTTCGAAATTCAATCATGTGTTAATgctacaatttaaaaaaaatcttaaaataacttacatCAGAGACTGTTTGCAAAAGTATTTCAAATGGGCTTTTGATTGTCTGCTTAACAGACTCtgaatttttcatcaaaaaaaaaatgcctttcCTTCAACTGGAATAATTTTCACTGACAGTGTCAAATATCATACTCTGGTAATGTGACAAAAGTAAAAGCCGTAAAATAACCATtagaaacataaattttgaagtTCAAAGTTGTGAACATCTTTCAAACCTATTGCAcgtcaaaatgtaaacaataaagcGAGCAGTTTAATACACAGAACTTTAgcacaaatattgaaaactatgTCCGAACAGATTATAAAGTCCGCCCAGGGTACAAAGTCATCACAAAGTTGTTAAATTCTATGCAGCATGTAACAAAACAGAGTGAACAAAGACACAAACATGCTAAATGCAAGACATGTAAAATTAGAGCTATCACATAAGACAGTGATGAATACCCTCAGACACAACCTTGACACAGGAACGGTATTTTTCAGATCACttttaactgaccacatgtctCTCAAAGATGCTGAAATATCGTGGTGTATGTCTCACAAATATGCAGACCATATATCCCACTTAATTGCAGACTATATCTCACAAAAATGCAGACCCTATGTTTCACATAGATGCAGACTCCATATCTCACAAAGATGCAGACCCTATGTTTCACATAGATGCAGACTCCATATCAAACAAAGATGCAAACCCTATGTTTCACATAGATGCAGACTCCATATCTCACAAAGATGCAAACCCTATGTTTCACATAGATGCCGGCCCTAGGTCAACCCTGTCTGGTCTGATGTAGATCTAGTTATACGCAGGCTTTGTGACCTTGTAGCTCGCTTACGCAGCTGTGTCGTGGATGAAGGTGTGTGTCTGGTTGTACTCACTGGGCCAATGTCATTAATACGGCTACGTCGTCTTTTCTTCACAGGTGTTTTGCTTTCAATCTCAGCTTCTTTAGATTTTGGACAACACCTAAGGTGAAAGAAGCATGTGATTAGCAATGAACCAATCAATCTTATCtagaaaaataaattgccttttcaaacaaatatactgcaagaaataaaaaaaattgtttaactaTACCAGGGTTAACTTATATAAAGACATTTCTTATCTGACAATATGCATAAGAATTGATATTATGTGGTATGCTATTTGAATTTCTAGAGCCTTCCCCCAACAAAACTTCTTTAGGGAGAACAAAGTGAAAATCGCACCATCTTGTATCGAGGGAAACAGGCACCCTTTTCCAAAGGCTGACAAATTGCCTAGGGATGTTTAAACTATCGCATATAGTTTTTATGCAAATCATATTTAAGAGGCCTGActgaagtaaaaataaaattgcaatttttGAACAAGCATTAAATCTAATCAGAATCTCCATTTTGTACAAGGGAAAATCGGAAtcacttattatttttttgcaaggtaacatattatttttaaaccatttaacatCTAGAATCTTAGTAATACTTCAGAATTCAATAAATCAAAAAGATCCAAATTATCCTAAGCAGGCAAGTCTTACATCGGATTTGTGGGtgataaaataacatttgttcAAGATAATATATCTAAATAGCTAAATAACTAATAGTCTTtgcctaaaaaaatattcagcGCTTATCCTTTCGCCATGTCATTGAAGAAAACTTCTTGCAGAAAATCAGTTTTACTTGCCCAAAATAACCAATTCATGCGTAGATATACGAAagacaatatttcaatataataataacgtTCAATCAGGATTTGTGAATTGTTgcataagaaatgaaaacaGAGGGAtctaaatttagaaaaaaaacgcaCTTGCCCATTCGGGTAAGAACCTGGGTATTTTGACTTGCCTGAAACAGTACTTACTTGTCTCGGTCTTCAGGCAACCCAGTTACAACAAAGACTGCTTAAAATGCTAATGTGCTTTACCTGTTATGTTCTTCAACCTCCCAGTACCACATTTCTGCCCCACAACCACTCTGACAGAGTTGCACTCCAAGGCATTTCTGAACTTCTAATACCTGGCTCGGTAAGATAGgtctgaaaacaaaaatagtaggcatttcaaacacaatatttctcAAAATTAAGGCTGAAAATGAGTGATACAGTGttaaacaatgttaatatttatatgatcaACACAAATTATGATCAAATTCAAATCAAAAGATAAGATTTTATTCTTGGGTCGAATAAAAACCTCTTGGTTGGAAATGTTTTGCCAGATATGGTCGGGTTGCCCTGAACCTAACACAGGAACTTCCATTATGGCTCCAAACTTAAGTTTGGGAATCAACATATCAGTTAATTGCATTCAACAGGCTTTTTATTTTGGTACTATGGCATTAAGAATTCATTAGCAAACCTTTTTCTCGGAAAGGAATCCGACTGAGAACACACAGGGCAGACCTCCATGCAGGGCCTCCGTTCTTCGTCCACGTACAGGCAGTCGACGCAGATACGGTGCTGGCACTGTCCAGAGACCATCTGTAGCCTTGGTCCAAGGCATATACAGCACCCGAACCTAAAAAACACGAATATCCAGAAAATTATGTCATTGTGAttgtcaaacaataaaaaatgctaCCCCACCCACTTCAATTTACAATAGAAATGTATACTATTGTGCAACGTTCTATACATGCAAAACCACCTGAAGCATGTAAAACAATAACCTTTGCTCATAGGATTGCTGAAAAGATTCCAATTCTGAGGTTTTCATCGCTACGTAATGTTTATTTCTGATTTGTGTCCGAAAAAGAGTTTTTCCTGTTTTCGATGTTTACCGCTCGTGGTATCACGTGACCCACGCCTTCGTTTTAATTGGTGAACTTGTTTACGCATGGGAAGACCGCAGTTATTGGCTATTGCCACGTACAGGTGTGAACTATTCaaacgcagtgatctcccttgataAGAGAAAACGGTGAAATTTATATAGATGAAAAGACCGTTTCCGACTGTGCCTGCGGAAAAATTATATTGTTCCAATTAACAactttattcaaattcaaatattttatcagtacAAAATTTGTTAGTTCTGAACACAGGGGctggttgcgttgttttgacacaccacgcccccgtccgcttttttatcattttttttttatcaaattttagtaagaatatgcctgatgtttattattttttacattgttGTTTGGTGTGTTGTTTGAAGAAGGCGGACAGCCAGTTCCGATACATTGCTCTCGAACTGTGTCTTGAGACACTAACCACATATGTTGAGGCCAAGACGAAATTTGACATTGACCCCATCACATTGCTGTATCAGTCCATGTCAGGCATAGCACATTTACACTCAACTGTAACTTGTTAAAAttggcaattttttttattttattttttatttttaaagataataaaataaaaaatgtaaaaaaacaacatttttttgccaattttcgCAAGTTAtagttaccacatcatattcttactaaaatttgataaaaaaaaatgatgaaaaaaacaaaaacggacgggggcgtggtgtgtcaaaacaacgcaacctgcccctgtggttCTGAAAGGAAGCTTACcacattataaaattatattaatattgatcTGTCTTACAGGTCAAGGAATTTCATTTGCGTTTGTAACACATTAAAAAACCAGAAGGCTCGatgtttttaaactataaactaaACAAACCCTATGACAATCTTTGAATTATACTGtctgattttatattttttctttacttaCGGCTGACCAAGCAGGGcagtatgatattttttaattttcagctATGCCAGGGCCTTTTAGGCAGAGACTTAGACAAATTACTGTATTAATTGACGGTACGGACAAACGTATCTAAAATGCTTGACACATTATACGATTGGTTGCAACTTTTAAGAAGCACACTTCTGTTACAACAACACTGAAGACAACCTCAAACCACATATGTAAAAAGAATGCACCTTTGAGGTTACGGAATACTGGGAAACGGAATGCACATTTCAATAATTGATCAACCAAtgatatgtaaaaatatgtgttataatgttaattttaatacacCAACCATATCGACACTGCTGACCTTACATGCATATAATATGTAAGctcattttataaaacttagcattgattttgctttatttcatcacaatatgacttgaaacattttcagcaTTGATATCTATACTGTTTTTATATTCCTTTTGGGTTCCTTAAATATGCTGTAGAAGTAGAAGGAACAAACCACAATCTGTGGTGTGTATGGAGAACTATGCGGTTTTCATCTCTCTTTGGTATGCAAGAAAATGTCTGACAAATATCGgttaaacacaagaaaaaaagataatttctcaattatcattttatacAATGATCTACGTGTGCATGCGAATAGCTCATGTTTGGCAGCAATAATAAACTCTACTATTGATCATATtggttttaaatgaatataataataatcttttatgcaaatatGAATAATCTTTCTATGGTATAAATTAGAATTCTTGAAAAGCTGATAAAAGACTAGAATGCTTCGAATAATGATATGCATAAATTGATATTGTATTCTAAACttatataatttcttttgaaatttatttagtgtAGACCAAAGACgacagtttaagaaaataaatttatgataccTTTAAGATTCTCTACACTTGAATAAGAAGTTGAAACAGGCAGGTATACGGGTATTCCGAGGGTCGGCagaaatgtaaatgttgttcttcAAATACAATAGAAAaatgagtgtcactttattttgttgttgtacaCTTTACAACGGACTAAGATATACCTATCTAGATAATACACGATGGCCTgctatatttatgttaaagtatTTCCTAGTATCAtcatcaaagaaaaaaatgataaatatgtagCCAGATATATCAAAGCTTCAATGAAAAACGAAAGCAACTCTTCTCTTGAAATTTAACTTTTTCGTgaatactatttatttattgtttacctTTATAATATGACACTTAActct
Coding sequences within:
- the LOC128209670 gene encoding uncharacterized protein LOC128209670, with the translated sequence MKTSELESFQQSYEQRFGCCICLGPRLQMVSGQCQHRICVDCLYVDEERRPCMEVCPVCSQSDSFPRKRPILPSQVLEVQKCLGVQLCQSGCGAEMWYWEVEEHNRCCPKSKEAEIESKTPVKKRRRSRINDIGPVSTTRHTPSSTTQLRKRATRSQSLRITRSTSDQTGLT